Proteins from a single region of Novosphingobium sp. CECT 9465:
- a CDS encoding NAD(P)/FAD-dependent oxidoreductase, with translation MSLPQIIVLGAGLGGTIAAYEIRDAVKGKAQVMVVSDQDDYWFVPSNPWVAVRWREPEAIKVHLPPIMQKKGIGFTSVGAKRVHPQESRVELNDGRSLHYDYLVIATGPELAFDEVEGLGPQGFTVSVCRTDHASHAADAFDKFCEDPKPIIVGAAQGASCYGPAYEFALILDTELRRRKIRDRVPMTYVSPEPYIGHLGLDGVGDTKGLLESELRNRHIKWITNARITSVEQGTMHVEEVADDGTVKDTHDLRFGFSMILPAFRGVDAVFGIAGLTNPRGFILADKHQRNPTFTNVYSLGVCVAIPPIGPTPVPVGVPKTGFMIESMVTAIAHNLALELAGKEPAEEATWNAVCLADFGDGGVAFVAQPQIPPRNLNWSSSGKWVHLAKIGFEKYFLHKVRRGTSEPFYEKLAMHALGIRKLRFK, from the coding sequence ATGTCGCTGCCGCAGATTATCGTCTTGGGCGCCGGTCTTGGCGGAACCATTGCCGCCTACGAAATTCGCGATGCCGTGAAGGGCAAGGCGCAGGTGATGGTGGTCAGCGATCAGGACGATTACTGGTTCGTGCCATCGAATCCGTGGGTTGCCGTGCGCTGGCGGGAACCCGAAGCGATCAAGGTTCACCTGCCGCCTATCATGCAGAAGAAGGGCATCGGCTTCACCTCGGTCGGCGCAAAGCGCGTCCATCCCCAGGAAAGCCGTGTCGAACTGAATGACGGTCGTTCGCTGCACTACGACTATCTCGTCATTGCCACCGGACCCGAACTTGCGTTCGATGAAGTCGAAGGACTAGGCCCACAGGGATTCACCGTATCGGTCTGCCGCACCGATCACGCATCCCACGCTGCCGATGCGTTCGACAAGTTCTGCGAAGACCCCAAACCGATCATCGTCGGCGCTGCGCAGGGTGCCTCGTGCTATGGCCCGGCTTACGAATTCGCGCTGATCCTGGATACCGAACTGCGCCGCCGCAAGATCCGGGATCGCGTGCCGATGACCTATGTCAGCCCGGAACCCTACATCGGCCACCTCGGCCTTGATGGCGTGGGCGATACCAAGGGCCTGCTCGAAAGCGAACTGCGCAACCGCCATATCAAATGGATCACCAATGCGCGCATCACCAGCGTGGAACAGGGCACGATGCACGTGGAAGAAGTGGCCGATGATGGCACGGTGAAAGACACGCACGATCTGCGCTTCGGCTTTTCGATGATCCTGCCCGCATTCCGTGGCGTAGATGCGGTGTTCGGCATTGCAGGTCTCACCAATCCGCGTGGCTTCATCCTGGCGGACAAGCACCAGCGCAACCCCACCTTCACGAACGTCTACTCACTCGGCGTCTGCGTCGCGATCCCTCCCATCGGCCCCACGCCGGTGCCGGTGGGTGTGCCCAAGACCGGTTTCATGATCGAATCGATGGTCACCGCCATCGCCCACAACCTGGCGCTGGAACTCGCTGGCAAGGAACCGGCAGAGGAGGCTACATGGAACGCTGTGTGCCTTGCCGATTTCGGCGATGGCGGCGTGGCCTTCGTCGCCCAGCCGCAGATCCCGCCGCGCAACCTCAACTGGTCATCCAGTGGCAAGTGGGTCCACCTCGCGAAGATCGGCTTCGAGAAATACTTCCTGCACAAGGTCCGTCGCGGCACCAGCGAGCCGTTCTACGAAAAGCTGGCTATGCACGCCCTCGGTATCCGCAAGCTGCGCTTCAAGTAA
- a CDS encoding DUF2892 domain-containing protein yields the protein MTLDSAVFRFAGLVVLASLALAHWVHPGFLWLTAFAGLNMFQASFTGFCPAALMFRKLGVRPGNAFK from the coding sequence ATGACTCTCGATTCCGCGGTGTTTCGTTTTGCCGGACTGGTCGTGCTGGCCAGCCTTGCCCTCGCTCACTGGGTTCACCCCGGCTTCCTCTGGCTTACGGCTTTTGCCGGCCTGAACATGTTTCAGGCCAGCTTCACCGGATTCTGCCCGGCAGCGCTGATGTTCAGAAAGCTCGGCGTCCGGCCCGGCAATGCTTTCAAGTGA
- a CDS encoding universal stress protein yields MRSILCPVDRSVTLDDRIETALALARATGGHVTFQIATPFAQMAVWEPFGGASISAVAITEAREQDEALLRELDARLARQDVAFDVTISDSGRVEAAAAAARFADIAIATLDDPVLEEMVLSLRSPVLAVPRGAPMLAFDGPVLVAWDGGHESANALRAALPLLGRASMVHLLTVREKDGSFPAADAACYLSRHGIHAELHEKDRNGSIAFTIEECAREVGAGLIVMGLFGHSRLRELLIGGVSREMLDRSKIPLLVAH; encoded by the coding sequence ATGCGCTCCATTCTTTGTCCGGTCGACAGGTCCGTTACGCTCGACGACCGTATCGAAACCGCCCTTGCCCTTGCCCGTGCCACCGGTGGCCACGTGACCTTCCAGATCGCCACGCCCTTTGCGCAGATGGCCGTGTGGGAACCGTTCGGCGGCGCGTCGATCTCTGCCGTCGCGATCACCGAGGCGCGCGAGCAGGACGAGGCGCTGCTGCGCGAGCTTGATGCGCGGCTTGCCCGGCAGGATGTCGCCTTCGATGTGACCATCAGTGATTCGGGGCGGGTGGAAGCTGCCGCCGCTGCCGCGCGCTTTGCCGATATTGCCATCGCCACGCTGGATGATCCGGTGCTGGAGGAAATGGTCCTTTCGCTGCGCAGCCCCGTGCTGGCCGTGCCCAGGGGTGCGCCGATGCTCGCTTTCGACGGGCCGGTGCTGGTGGCGTGGGACGGCGGGCACGAATCGGCAAATGCCTTGCGTGCTGCGCTGCCATTGCTTGGCCGCGCAAGCATGGTCCATCTGCTGACGGTACGGGAAAAGGACGGCAGCTTCCCGGCGGCTGATGCAGCCTGCTATCTCTCGCGCCACGGCATTCATGCCGAATTGCATGAAAAAGACCGCAACGGCTCCATCGCGTTCACCATCGAAGAGTGCGCGCGCGAGGTGGGGGCGGGGCTGATCGTGATGGGTCTGTTCGGCCACAGCCGTCTGCGCGAACTGCTCATAGGCGGGGTGTCGCGCGAAATGCTCGATCGGTCGAAAATCCCGCTGCTCGTTGCACATTAG
- a CDS encoding TolC family protein: MRLLKTFTGLLSCVAAVPAASAQDLAAAIADALAHTPVLAEAMAGEAAASARLDRARAESNPLLRVEGSYGAGRIDNGGFFGLTADDVSPLALQATAEIPLYAGGRVSAMIAQARGGADIARFGTQQARLQTVVSAVSIYTEVLIARKLEARFGQLVTALDETKRQAGLRYKVGEIASSDLAQARARKAEAQAGFAQAQGRRIAAEASYERLTGKDPGDLAPLPALPLVPLTLDEATDLARNANPALRQARSGVDVARAGARAARAEALPTVGAFAEAAHVRDQFFPGYRADSVSIGVRGRWTLFSGGRVGAQTRAAEADVDVSEARLRQARLMLDGLVIDAWQGLVTARQILDASHLRNQAAAEALRGKRLEAKVGAVPTLAVLDAEREAIEAEAALLQAEAMQTVAAWRLNALTGTID; this comes from the coding sequence ATGCGTCTGCTGAAGACCTTCACCGGCTTGCTGTCCTGCGTCGCTGCCGTACCGGCGGCGTCGGCGCAGGACCTTGCGGCCGCTATCGCCGATGCCCTGGCCCATACCCCCGTTCTGGCCGAGGCCATGGCCGGTGAAGCGGCGGCGAGCGCCCGGCTCGACCGGGCGAGGGCCGAAAGCAATCCCTTGCTGCGAGTCGAGGGTTCGTACGGGGCGGGCCGCATCGACAATGGCGGGTTTTTTGGCCTGACCGCGGACGACGTTTCGCCACTGGCGCTACAGGCCACGGCGGAAATTCCGCTTTATGCGGGCGGTCGCGTCTCTGCCATGATCGCGCAGGCGCGGGGCGGGGCGGACATCGCGCGCTTCGGTACACAGCAGGCGCGGTTGCAGACCGTGGTCAGTGCGGTCAGCATTTATACCGAAGTCCTCATCGCGCGAAAGCTGGAAGCCCGCTTTGGCCAACTTGTCACCGCGCTGGACGAAACCAAGCGGCAGGCCGGATTGCGCTACAAAGTCGGTGAAATCGCCAGTTCCGATCTTGCACAGGCGCGCGCGCGCAAGGCCGAGGCGCAGGCCGGTTTTGCGCAGGCGCAGGGCCGCCGCATCGCAGCCGAGGCAAGCTATGAACGTCTCACCGGCAAAGATCCCGGTGATCTGGCCCCTCTGCCAGCGCTGCCCTTAGTCCCGCTGACGCTGGACGAGGCGACCGACCTTGCCCGCAATGCCAATCCTGCGCTGCGTCAGGCCCGGTCCGGCGTTGATGTTGCCAGGGCTGGCGCACGTGCGGCCCGTGCTGAAGCGCTGCCCACCGTGGGGGCCTTTGCCGAGGCCGCCCATGTGCGCGACCAGTTCTTCCCCGGTTACCGCGCCGATTCGGTCTCCATCGGTGTGCGCGGGCGCTGGACCCTCTTCTCCGGTGGCCGGGTCGGCGCGCAGACCCGCGCCGCCGAGGCAGACGTCGACGTAAGCGAAGCACGGCTGCGGCAGGCCCGTCTCATGCTCGATGGGTTGGTCATCGATGCATGGCAGGGCCTTGTCACCGCCCGCCAGATTCTCGACGCATCGCACCTGCGCAACCAGGCTGCCGCAGAAGCCTTGCGGGGCAAGCGCCTCGAAGCCAAAGTCGGGGCCGTGCCGACCTTGGCCGTGCTCGATGCAGAGCGTGAGGCGATCGAGGCCGAAGCCGCGCTGCTCCAGGCAGAGGCCATGCAGACCGTTGCCGCATGGCGGCTCAACGCGCTGACGGGGACCATAGATTGA
- a CDS encoding efflux RND transporter periplasmic adaptor subunit, with translation MRATFMAASAAGALVLSLPLAGCGSSEEAATVAKAPAGPRIVLAATDTVNWQDVSAEIATVDQAQVMARIPGILTSLSVKAGDMVSKGQAIGRIVDSQLGYQSGAYGAQAAAAQAQAAQAAAELQRVKFLHDNGVYAKARLEQAQAMASAAQAQVRAARAQQAAVGAVAGQGVVVAPASGRVLRADVPAGSPVAPGMAIAVITAGPTIVRLELPESLAGKVRAGSRVTAPGLNEGRVVKIYPSVMAGKVTADVDMAGIDNSLIGRRVAAKVETGMRKALLVPASYVTTRYGIDYVTVLAKDGSAADVPVQTAPASEAGKVEVLSGVNAGDTLVGVAGK, from the coding sequence ATGCGGGCAACCTTCATGGCAGCTTCGGCAGCAGGCGCACTGGTGCTGAGCCTGCCGCTGGCCGGATGTGGCAGCAGCGAGGAGGCCGCCACGGTCGCCAAAGCTCCGGCTGGCCCTCGCATCGTTCTGGCCGCGACAGACACGGTCAATTGGCAGGACGTGAGCGCCGAGATCGCCACGGTCGATCAGGCGCAGGTCATGGCGCGCATTCCCGGCATCCTCACATCGCTGTCGGTCAAGGCGGGCGACATGGTGAGCAAGGGACAGGCCATCGGGCGGATCGTGGACAGCCAACTCGGCTATCAGTCAGGCGCTTATGGCGCGCAAGCGGCGGCGGCGCAGGCGCAGGCCGCGCAGGCGGCGGCGGAATTGCAGCGGGTGAAGTTCCTTCACGACAACGGCGTCTATGCGAAGGCGCGGCTGGAGCAGGCGCAGGCCATGGCGAGCGCGGCACAGGCGCAAGTGCGCGCGGCACGGGCGCAGCAGGCCGCAGTGGGGGCCGTGGCGGGGCAAGGCGTGGTCGTCGCGCCTGCCAGCGGGCGTGTGCTGCGGGCCGATGTTCCGGCAGGATCGCCGGTTGCGCCGGGCATGGCGATTGCCGTGATTACGGCGGGGCCGACCATCGTGCGACTGGAACTGCCCGAATCGCTGGCGGGCAAGGTGCGGGCGGGATCGCGCGTTACCGCTCCGGGGCTGAACGAGGGGCGGGTGGTGAAAATCTATCCCTCCGTCATGGCCGGGAAGGTGACGGCTGATGTGGATATGGCGGGCATCGATAACTCGCTGATCGGGCGGCGTGTGGCGGCGAAGGTCGAGACGGGCATGCGCAAGGCGCTGCTGGTGCCTGCAAGCTATGTCACCACACGCTATGGCATCGATTATGTGACCGTGCTGGCCAAGGATGGCAGCGCGGCGGATGTGCCGGTGCAGACTGCGCCTGCGAGCGAGGCAGGCAAGGTGGAAGTGCTTTCGGGCGTCAATGCCGGTGACACGCTTGTCGGGGTAGCGGGCAAATGA
- a CDS encoding rhodanese-like domain-containing protein: MVFGFGKSAPARREVSAHDLQAMIAADEALVVDVREAAEFAEGHIPGAVNVPLSSFEASKLPDAGDRTLVLNCLGGKRSGMALDKCSAAQAAVDTHLAGGFGAWASAGLPVER, translated from the coding sequence ATGGTTTTCGGATTTGGAAAGAGCGCGCCCGCCCGCAGGGAAGTTTCGGCGCATGACCTTCAGGCAATGATCGCTGCGGACGAAGCGCTTGTCGTGGATGTGCGCGAAGCGGCCGAATTTGCCGAAGGGCATATCCCCGGCGCGGTGAACGTGCCGCTGTCGAGCTTTGAGGCATCGAAACTGCCCGATGCGGGCGACAGGACGCTGGTGCTGAACTGCCTGGGCGGCAAGCGTTCCGGCATGGCGCTGGACAAATGCAGCGCGGCACAGGCGGCGGTCGATACGCACCTTGCAGGTGGTTTCGGCGCATGGGCATCGGCCGGGCTGCCGGTTGAGCGTTGA